CACCATGGGCCTCAACTTGGTTTTGATTCGGCAAAAGAACCACATCAAAAGCATAGATATACTTTGAAACCTGCTCGTGTGGGACGAATCCATAGAAATTTATATTTTTGCTGTTACCAAGATTTTCTTTCCAGTAAGATATATCTTTCTCCAATCCACCCACCACATGAAAATCAGCCCAAGAACATTGTAAGGCAAGTTGGCCAACGACCTCCATACCCTTTCCGGCATACAAGTGCCCAACATACCCCACCTGCAAACGCTCACATTTATTGGGCAGGTCAACAGGCTGGGTTCCTTCAGGTACTGGATCTGCGCCGTCCGGGGCGACCTGGATCTGCACACCATTACAGGAATAATTTTCCTGATAGTATTTTTTCAGGGCATGGGTAATGACCACCAGCTTTTGCAGTCTGGAAGATTTCAGAAGCCGCCTGAACATCCATTCGCTGACTGGCCCGCTGTCTTCAAGAGGTGCGTGAGATTCAAATGTTACTGGCAGACCAAGCTTGGATGCAAAAAAACATCCAGATGCATTCCGACAGTATACGAGATCCGGCTTTAATGATCTGGCCTTTAATCCGGCCAGCAGGCCATATATATGCCCCCGTCCTCTGATGGGCAGCCAGGGTAGTTTGATGATCTCAAAACACTTGTCCACACCGTAAAATGCATACGGATCAGGGACATTGGGCTCGGCATCATCGCGTTTGTCCGGGGCCAGCAGGGTGACTTCATGCCCGTTCCTG
This genomic interval from Desulfonatronovibrio hydrogenovorans DSM 9292 contains the following:
- a CDS encoding glycosyltransferase family 4 protein, with translation MKIAYLSSSTIPSRTANSIHVMKMCQAFARNGHEVTLLAPDKRDDAEPNVPDPYAFYGVDKCFEIIKLPWLPIRGRGHIYGLLAGLKARSLKPDLVYCRNASGCFFASKLGLPVTFESHAPLEDSGPVSEWMFRRLLKSSRLQKLVVITHALKKYYQENYSCNGVQIQVAPDGADPVPEGTQPVDLPNKCERLQVGYVGHLYAGKGMEVVGQLALQCSWADFHVVGGLEKDISYWKENLGNSKNINFYGFVPHEQVSKYIYAFDVVLLPNQNQVEAHGGGGNIGDWTSPLKLFEYMASGKAIICSDLPVLREVVEHEKNALLCPPDDVDEWVRALERLRQDKKLAKQLGKTAHDEFIKNYTWQARAERLPMCQDRCRLG